The nucleotide window AGGAAAAAGTAATTCTTCCGAAGCTATGGGCTGGAAGATACGAGAAGTACCTCGATGGATTGCGGCTTGAATATGAGGATGATAAAAAAGATGCTAAATGCGCCATGAGCCTTGCGATTCTAACGAAAAAGCCCTTTGGTTATGCAGACCTTGAGCACGATAAAGATTTTGAAAAATGGCGTTCTTTTGCCCTTCAATACGGTTATCGCTCAAACCAAGCAATACCACTTATCAGAGATGGCAAATGCAAGAGTGCCTTTTTGGTTTACAGCACAAAGCCTTTTGCCTTTAGCGAAAATTTGATTGAATATCTCAAAGGCATCGTAGATGAACTGGCTACGATTATTGAAAATATCACTGAACGAAAGAAGGCTCAAGAAGCGCTGCAAAAGGCCCACAACGAGCTGGAAATGCGGGTTGAAGAAAGAACAGCAGAATTGAATACTATACTTACGAATATGCATCAAGGCATAGCATACTTAGATGAAAACAATAACATAAAATATGTCAACCAACAATGTTTAAATTTGTTTGGATTGAAACATGAAGATGTTTTCGGAAAAAATATTTACGAGTTCCATTCTCCAGAAAAGAAAGAAAAAATAGAAGCACTTATCAATGAATTTAGAAACGGAAAAAAATCTTTACATCTTGTTGAAGTTGTAAAAGGTAAATTTGTAGACAATACGTTTTATAGAATTCAGGATACTGATTGCAACTACCGAGGCATATTGCTGAGTACCTTTGATATCACCGGGCGAAAGGAGGCTGAGGAGGCACTGAAGAAAAAGACAGAACAGCAAAAAACCCTTTACGAACTCAGCAAGAAAATAGCCTCCTTTGTTTCAAAAGAAAAACTTCTTCCCTGGCTAGCAAAACAGGCTACAAAGCTTCTTAATGCTGATGAATGCTTTTACAGGTTAAGGGAAGGAGATTACCTTGTTAGGGGTGCTAGCACCGACAAGGCTATAGAGAAAATGCTTAAGAAAAGACTAAAAATAGATGAAAGCCTAAGCGGTACTATAGCCAAGGAAAGGAGGCCTTTGGTTATTGAGGATTTGCAAAAGGATAAAAGGCTTATAGAGAAACACAGGGAAGTGTCTAAAAGGTTTGGATTTAAATCCTTCCTCGGGGTTCCTATGATGGTAAAGGATAGATTGATAGGTGTGATAATTGTTAAAACAAAACATTTAAGAAAATTTACAGAAAGTGACATAGAACTTCTCTCTGCCTTTGCGGATATGGCTGCTATAGTTATTGAGAAAGCAAGGCTATTTGAAGATCTGGAAAAGGCAAAGAAAGAGCTGGAAAAATCAGAAAGAAATCTCAAGAAATTTTCAGGAAAGATACTATCTATAAGGGAAAGAGAGAAGAAGAAGATAGCCACTAACCTGCATGATGCACTTGGTTCTATGGCTATAGACTTAAATGCCAGCTTGAGCATTGCTGAAGAAGAAATTAATAATAAGAACATAAGAGACGCTCGTAAATATCTTCGTCAAACAAAAGACAAGCTTAAAAACATGATTCGAAATTTAAAAAATATTGCTGTAGATATAAGGCCAATAGATTTGGATATCATAGGGCTCCCATCAGCATTGAGAGAATATTTTTCAACACTTGCAAAACAAGCAAAGCTCAGGATAGATTTTAATGTGGATATCGATGAAGAGAAACTTAATGACGAAGTATCCATTGCCTTATACAGAGTAGCCCAAGAGGCTTTAAATAATGTTATCAAGCATGCAGAGGCTAAAAAGGTAAGAATAAATCTCTACTCTCAAGAGAACAGTATAAAATTCGATATATCTGATAACGGTAATGGTTTTGAACTTGACAGAGATTTATTGCAAATCGGCAAATTTCTGAAAATGGGTATCACTGGAATGCGAGAAAGAATTGAATCTTTAGATGGAACATTTAATATTAAATCAGCACCTAAGAAAGGAACTGAGATAAATATAATATTACCTGTTTAATAGGAGCATCGTCTTGAGTATTGAAGTGATTATAGGAGATGACCACAATATTGTTAGAGAAGGTATCAAGGAAGTTATTGAGAGAAAGGCGAAGGATATAAAAGTCATAGGAGAGGCTTCCAATGGAAATGAGATTTTAAATCTAGCAAAGACCAAGCCAGCAGATGTTTATATTATTGATATAACCATGCCTATTTTAAACGGGATTGAAACAACAGATAGGCTTGTAAGAATGAATCCGAAAAGCAAGATAATTATTCTAAGCATGCACAATAATAGAAGTTTAATTGAAAGGGCTTTTAAATATGGGGCTAAAGGCTACATATTAAAGGAGAGCGATGTTGAAGAGGTGATCCATGCTATTCGTGAAGTATATATGAATAGATTCTTTCTCAGCTCAAAAATATCAAAGTTTGTGGTACATTCATTTCTTGGGAAGAAACATTCCTCCAAGGCAGTTAAGATATTAGGTCAGCTTACAAGAAGAGAGCGAGAAATTCTTCAGCTTATAGGGGAGGGCTTTGATGATCAAGAAATAGCTATGAAATTAAATGTATCTTTACACACTGCACATGCTCACAGAAAAAGTATCATGCGAAAACTTGATTTACACAAACAAGCTGATCTTATCAGATATGCCTTAAAAGAAGGCATTTGCAAATTGTGAGAGTTAATTCCTAAATCCCACCTTATCAAAAATTTTTCCAATCTATTTAACCACCCAAAATATTCATTTTTCAATGAAAATACAGTTTAAAATTAACCATTTTAGGGTATTAAGTAAATAATAATAAATGACGATAAAAAATTTATATTTAAAAATTAATGGGACATAAAATATACCTGATTTAAATATGAAAATACTGCTTGTGGAAAATTCTAAAAATATAAGAAAAATATTTAAAGGGATTCTTCATCATTTAGGTTACAATAGAATAGTTGAAGCAGATAATGGTAGGAGTGCTTTAACCTTATTAAAGAAAGAAAAAATAAATTTAATCATATCAAACTGGTATATTCCTAAGATGTCAGGATTGGATCTTCTCAAGGCTGTTAGGAGCGATGACTCATTAAAATCCACCCATTTTTTTATGGTTACTTACCAGGCAGAGAAAGAGAAAATTATTAGCGCTCTAGAAGCAGGGGTAAGCAGATATATTTTAATGCCTTTTACATCCGAGGTATTGAAGAAAAATATTGATGAGATATTTACTCGTTAACAAATGCCATTTGATTTGATAAACTTTTATTTGACTACCTTTTTTTAATTCTCTTACAATTTTCCTATAAGTCCTTAGTTGACAAGATATTCCGACTAATTCCCAGTTGCTACACATTTTTCTCATTTGATCTGACCATTTTTCTCATTTGATATGACCAGTAACAACAAATGTTATTGGTCATATTTTCTGAGAAAAAAACGTAATTAACCGTAATAGGCCGTAATTATCAGAAATTTAAAGGCTTATAGAGAAAATTAAGGGTGAATTTATAAAGAAGATGGTCAAATTAAATGAGAAAAATGATGAGATTTCCACAGGAAATAGTCAGATAGTCTGAGAAAAATAAACGGCGCCGCAGAGTTTTGTCAAAAAATGTCAACTCGCTGTCAATCAATTACTTATAAATTTTAATCTCCTTTAAGATCCTTATTTTTAACTCAAAAACTGTCACCTACAATAAGCTAAAGTGCGTGACAAAGTGGGTGACAGACAAGAAAAGTAGGTGACAGCTGTAAGTGTTTTAAAAATAAAATATTATAAAAGAGGAGAATTTTTGGGATTTAAGAAAGTCTTTCAAAGTGGGTGACAAATGTGATGATATAACTAGGGGTTTTTTATCTTTAAGACCATATTCCCAATTTTTATATAAATAAACGTTTTATTATTGATTAGGATGTTTTTGATAAGATATATCCAACATTTGTAAATTATTGACAAGATATTAGATAAGAATAATATTTTATGAACTTAGCCTATAAGCTATATTCAGTCCTTTCAAATCTTATTTTTTTCTCTTGTGTTTCGGTTTAATAAAAATTAATATTTGATAGAATGATCTAAAGCTTTTCTGAATATTCTAGAACCATTTAAGCAGAATAAGGCTCTACTTAATGGTCAAGACAAAATATAGAAATAAAACAAAAAAGCAAAACTTAAATAAATCGGTAAAAGTACGCAAATCGATTACAAACAGAAAAATATCTAAAAAATATCCTCTCTCACTTGAAATGGCACTTAAAAAATTAAAAAAATCTGAGTCGGAATTAGAGCAGATTTTTAATACAGCGGCAAATGCTATGTGGGTCATAGATGCTGATTATAATATTCTCCGTATTAACGAAACATTTTTGAATCTCAATGTCCTATCTGATCGTCAGATAACAAACAAGAAGTGTTATGAGATTTTTAAAAGTAAACTCTGTAATACTGAAAGATGTCCCCTTAGAAGAATTCTTCATGGTGAAGGAAGTGTAGAATGCGAATTGGAGAAAGAAAGGCTGGACAGAACCAAGGCAACATTCTTGGTAAAAGCAGTTCCTTTTAGAAGTCTTGATGGTTCGCTTATGGGAATTGTTGAAGATTTTCGTGATATCAGTAAACTTAAATTGGCCGAGGAACGCACTCACAGACTATCCCAAAAACTTATCCAAGCCATAGAAGAAGAGCGTTCTAGAATAGCTAGAGAACTTCACGACGAACTCGGACAAATCTTGACATCTGTCAAAATGGATGCTGCATGGCTTAGTGAACATATCTCCAAAGATAAGGTATCAGTAAAAAAGACTTTTAAGAGAATGTGTAATTTGATTGAAAAATCTATTGATGAAATCAGAAAGGTATCTTTTGACCTCAGACCAAGCGTTTTGGACGATATGGGCCTTGAGGCTGCAGTATTATGGCTCACTGAGGAATTTAAAGAGTATTCAAAGATAGAATGTATTGTTTTATTTGACCTAAACAAGAAACGTTTGGCGAGGCATATTGAAACTGCACTTTACAGAATCATACAGGAGTCTCTGACAAATGTAGCACGACATGCCAATGCTACCCATGTCATCATAGAGGCTATAGCAAAAGATAACACTCTGAGACTCAAGATTGTTGATGATGGAATTGGCATCGATCTGGAAAAAATCATAGATCCTCACTCAGTTGGTATTACTGGAATGACTGAATACGCAAAGATACTCTCAGGCAATTTAAGCATAGAAGGTGAACAAGGAAAAGGGACGCACGTTATTGTAGAGATCCCTTTGGTCTACAAATAGAAGTAAAAAAGGGGTGGTCATGATTAAGGTAATTATCGCTGATGATCATCGAATTGTCCGTGAAGGACTGAAGCGCATTCTCGATGAAACCCATGACATAAAGGTTATAGGTGAAGCTTCTACAGGAATAGAAGCTATTCAGAAGATTGAAGCTAATCCCCCAGATGTATTAATTCTTGATATCTCAATGCCTGATATGGATGGTTTGGATGCTACTAAACAGATTCATGAGACTTTCCCAAAACTGCCAATTCTTATTCTGACTGTTCATCTCCCTAAGCAGTATGCCCTTCGCCTTTTTCGCGCTGGTGCCAAGGGATATCTTGTTAAAGATGTTGCATCCGAAGAACTCGTAAAGGCTCTGCGTAAGCTGAATGCTGGTAAGCTATATTTGAGTCCTGAAGTCTCAGAAGAGTTGGCTCTTCAAAAGATCAAAAGCGATGCCGATTTTTCACCGGTAGAGTGCCTTTCGGATCGTGAGCTTCAGATCCTTTGTTTTATAGCATCTGGAAAAACTACCAGGGAAATAGCTGCATCTTTAAATCTCAGTTCAAAAACAATCGATACCTACAGAACCAGACTTTTTGAGAAACTAAACCTGCGAAATAACTCTGAATTGATAAAGTTTGCCCTTCACCACAAACTTGTAGATTATTAAAATTTATTTTATTTTCCTTTTCCAACCTCTTTAATCGGTATTATTTATCTTACAATAGAACGCAGATGCTATTTTTGCAATTTGATTTCTATCCTTCATTATTCTTTATTTTCTTCCCGTTGATGTCTATCTTACCCCTTTTATCGTAAGGAAATTTCCTACAAGTTTTGTAAAAAAATTCTGACTTAAAGTTCAGCTTTTCTTTGATAGTAAGCATTAATTATCACAAGTATATTTTAAGTATAGATTATTTTATTTGCATAGGATTGTATGGGTAAGGAATAAACAATAATTTAATATTTAAAATCCTTTGTTCTTATATCAGTTAGAAAGTGTTCTATGGCTAAATGCATAGATGTGCTGATTGCCGATCAATCTGAGGAAATGAGAAAGAAACTACGAGAAATCCTCGAAAGCACCGGCAAAATAAAGGTAATAGGTATGGCTAAAGATGGGAAGGAAGCTATTAGCCTGTTTGAAAAGTTAAAACCCCATGCAGTGATATTAGACATAAAAATCCCTGTACAAGGTGGGGTTGAAACCGCCGTAGAGCTCTATTTCAGGGCCCCTGAAATTCCCATCATTATTCTAAGGGATTACCCAGAGCTAAGATTTCGAGAAACATTTCTAAAGACAAAGCATATAGTTTTCCTGGATAAGTCAAAGGAATTTGAGATGATTCCAAAAGTTCTTGAGAAGCTTTGTCAAGGTTCTTTGAAAAAGAAGAAGAAATAATTTTAAGTCTAAAAATAAAACGAATTGAAAAACTTAGACAACAACGTTTTTAAGATGGAAGAAATTTATAGAATAAACAAATTCTCTATATATTTAAAAAATGAGAAATTCTTCAAAGAGTTACTGTCTTAAAATAAATTAAATAAAGAGAAAGGAGGTGAAAGATCAGTATTTAGTTGAATCGTTAGAGAAATTTCCTTGAAAGGAGGGAAAAATGAAGTTCTTCTTAGATAAGAGCAAACCACTAATATGGGGGCTTATTTTAGCATTGTGTTTGGTTCCTCTGCTATTAGGAAGTGCTGATGCCTGGAAACCAGAAAAGCCTATAACAGTAGTTATCCCTTATGCCCGTGGTGGGGCTGATATTATAGGCAGGTTTATTCAGAGCGTAGTAGGAAAGTACAAGTTCTGTGAGCAACCTCTTGTGGTCATCAACAAAGAAGGTGGTTCAGGAACGGTAGGACTGAAGTATTTAATTGACAGAAAGGGGGACCCCCACTATTTTATGGTCAGCCTATCCAGCATAGTCACCACACCACTTCATACTGATATCGGTTTTTCCTGGAGAGATGCAACTCCGTTTTGCCGGCTCGCTCTGGACAGGCATGCCCTCTGTATATCTACCAAGAAATATCCTAACATGTATACACTGGCTCAGTTTGTCGAAGAAGCAAAAGCAGCTGAAAAGAGGGGAAAACTCCTTCAGTGCGGTGGAACTGGTGTCAAACAGGAAGATCAGATAGTCATGATCATGCTGGAGAAGGCTACCGGGATTGATCTAAAATACATACCCTTTAAGAGCGGAGGGGTAGTAGCTAAAAACTTGATAGGGGGACATATAGACTGCACCGTGAATAATCCCTCCGAATTTCTCGGTTATACCCTGGCAGGAGAAGAAAGACAACTCGTAGCCTTTGATAAAAAGAGGGTCATAGGTTATATCAATGTTCCTACCATGCCTGAGCTGGGACATCCTGAGGCTACCTATGCAATGCTGAGAGGCCTCTTTATGCCTCCTGGGGTCAAGCCAGAGCATATAGAATACATGAGTGGTTTAATTAAAAAGGTGATAGCAACTACTGAATGGCATGGCTTCTGTTCCAGAATTATGCTTGACTGTTCGGAGCCTATATTTGGAGAGGAGTTTAAAAAGTGGATGGAAGAGTATGATGCTTTACATGTGAAATATATGAAAGCAGAAGGGCTCATTAAGTAAATCTGATTTTTAAAAGTAAAGCGAGTTATATGTTGTAGTAGTCTGTGGCCCCAGCTGTTGCCCCTGGCTATGTCCCCTGGCTACCAAAAATGGTAGCCGGGGGACAATAGCATAATTGAGTTTTTTAAAAAGAAAAAAGTTGGTGATAATGATCCCTCATCGTTTAAAAAAAGTATTGATACATACATGATATTAAAAGAGGATAACTTCTATGAAAAAAGGTGAAATCTATATGGCTGTTTTCTGGGCAGTGCTTTCTATCGCTATTATGTTAGAGAGTGGTGTCATTCCTGCTACGAGGCAATCGATTGCCTGGGAAAAGGGTGTTGGTCCTGCTTCTGGTTGGTTTCCCTTTTATCTGGCGGGCTTGATGTTGATATGCAGTCTGATCGTGCTGATACCAAAGGTAATTGATGCAGTAAAAGAAGGTCTAGCTGATAAGCCCTTTGTTACCTTAGAGGCTTTAAAAGAAGTGCTCTGGGGTTTTTGGCCTATGTTTGCCTTTGTCTTTACTATTCCCTGGCTTGGATTTTACCTCGGCGCTACGATATATATTATTTACTATATGAGAGCTGTTGGAAGGCATTCCTGGAAACTGTCATTGCCAACAGGGATCCTTTTTAATGTTGCTGTCTTTTATATTTTTGAAAAGAGCCTTAAATTAACCTTGGAAAAAGGTATTACCGAGTCATTATTATTTAAATTATTATAAAAAGGAGTTAATTTATGGAAGGAATACTATCGAATTTAGCATTGGGATTTCAGGTAACATTTACTCCTTTTAATATGTTAGTAGGCTTTTTAGGTGTTGTTTTAGGGATGATATTCGGGCTTCTACCAGGATTGGGCCCTCTCAATGGTGTGGCTATTCTCCTTCCTGTTACCTTTGTTTTGCCTCCTGAGTCCT belongs to Nitrospinota bacterium and includes:
- a CDS encoding GAF domain-containing protein — protein: MRRRTNKLNESETQRRKAEEALRESEEHYRIFSSYQRAISELRKFYISDATFEQMIQKILDLMIEEFGYYMAWYAELIEEEKVILPKLWAGRYEKYLDGLRLEYEDDKKDAKCAMSLAILTKKPFGYADLEHDKDFEKWRSFALQYGYRSNQAIPLIRDGKCKSAFLVYSTKPFAFSENLIEYLKGIVDELATIIENITERKKAQEALQKAHNELEMRVEERTAELNTILTNMHQGIAYLDENNNIKYVNQQCLNLFGLKHEDVFGKNIYEFHSPEKKEKIEALINEFRNGKKSLHLVEVVKGKFVDNTFYRIQDTDCNYRGILLSTFDITGRKEAEEALKKKTEQQKTLYELSKKIASFVSKEKLLPWLAKQATKLLNADECFYRLREGDYLVRGASTDKAIEKMLKKRLKIDESLSGTIAKERRPLVIEDLQKDKRLIEKHREVSKRFGFKSFLGVPMMVKDRLIGVIIVKTKHLRKFTESDIELLSAFADMAAIVIEKARLFEDLEKAKKELEKSERNLKKFSGKILSIREREKKKIATNLHDALGSMAIDLNASLSIAEEEINNKNIRDARKYLRQTKDKLKNMIRNLKNIAVDIRPIDLDIIGLPSALREYFSTLAKQAKLRIDFNVDIDEEKLNDEVSIALYRVAQEALNNVIKHAEAKKVRINLYSQENSIKFDISDNGNGFELDRDLLQIGKFLKMGITGMRERIESLDGTFNIKSAPKKGTEINIILPV
- a CDS encoding response regulator transcription factor → MSIEVIIGDDHNIVREGIKEVIERKAKDIKVIGEASNGNEILNLAKTKPADVYIIDITMPILNGIETTDRLVRMNPKSKIIILSMHNNRSLIERAFKYGAKGYILKESDVEEVIHAIREVYMNRFFLSSKISKFVVHSFLGKKHSSKAVKILGQLTRREREILQLIGEGFDDQEIAMKLNVSLHTAHAHRKSIMRKLDLHKQADLIRYALKEGICKL
- a CDS encoding response regulator, with the translated sequence MENSKNIRKIFKGILHHLGYNRIVEADNGRSALTLLKKEKINLIISNWYIPKMSGLDLLKAVRSDDSLKSTHFFMVTYQAEKEKIISALEAGVSRYILMPFTSEVLKKNIDEIFTR
- a CDS encoding histidine kinase; amino-acid sequence: MVKTKYRNKTKKQNLNKSVKVRKSITNRKISKKYPLSLEMALKKLKKSESELEQIFNTAANAMWVIDADYNILRINETFLNLNVLSDRQITNKKCYEIFKSKLCNTERCPLRRILHGEGSVECELEKERLDRTKATFLVKAVPFRSLDGSLMGIVEDFRDISKLKLAEERTHRLSQKLIQAIEEERSRIARELHDELGQILTSVKMDAAWLSEHISKDKVSVKKTFKRMCNLIEKSIDEIRKVSFDLRPSVLDDMGLEAAVLWLTEEFKEYSKIECIVLFDLNKKRLARHIETALYRIIQESLTNVARHANATHVIIEAIAKDNTLRLKIVDDGIGIDLEKIIDPHSVGITGMTEYAKILSGNLSIEGEQGKGTHVIVEIPLVYK
- a CDS encoding response regulator transcription factor — protein: MIKVIIADDHRIVREGLKRILDETHDIKVIGEASTGIEAIQKIEANPPDVLILDISMPDMDGLDATKQIHETFPKLPILILTVHLPKQYALRLFRAGAKGYLVKDVASEELVKALRKLNAGKLYLSPEVSEELALQKIKSDADFSPVECLSDRELQILCFIASGKTTREIAASLNLSSKTIDTYRTRLFEKLNLRNNSELIKFALHHKLVDY
- a CDS encoding response regulator, which translates into the protein MAKCIDVLIADQSEEMRKKLREILESTGKIKVIGMAKDGKEAISLFEKLKPHAVILDIKIPVQGGVETAVELYFRAPEIPIIILRDYPELRFRETFLKTKHIVFLDKSKEFEMIPKVLEKLCQGSLKKKKK
- a CDS encoding tripartite tricarboxylate transporter substrate-binding protein, coding for MKFFLDKSKPLIWGLILALCLVPLLLGSADAWKPEKPITVVIPYARGGADIIGRFIQSVVGKYKFCEQPLVVINKEGGSGTVGLKYLIDRKGDPHYFMVSLSSIVTTPLHTDIGFSWRDATPFCRLALDRHALCISTKKYPNMYTLAQFVEEAKAAEKRGKLLQCGGTGVKQEDQIVMIMLEKATGIDLKYIPFKSGGVVAKNLIGGHIDCTVNNPSEFLGYTLAGEERQLVAFDKKRVIGYINVPTMPELGHPEATYAMLRGLFMPPGVKPEHIEYMSGLIKKVIATTEWHGFCSRIMLDCSEPIFGEEFKKWMEEYDALHVKYMKAEGLIK
- a CDS encoding tripartite tricarboxylate transporter TctB family protein, translated to MKKGEIYMAVFWAVLSIAIMLESGVIPATRQSIAWEKGVGPASGWFPFYLAGLMLICSLIVLIPKVIDAVKEGLADKPFVTLEALKEVLWGFWPMFAFVFTIPWLGFYLGATIYIIYYMRAVGRHSWKLSLPTGILFNVAVFYIFEKSLKLTLEKGITESLLFKLL